A stretch of Amycolatopsis balhimycina FH 1894 DNA encodes these proteins:
- the rpsK gene encoding 30S ribosomal protein S11 yields MPPKSRTAAGAKKVRRKEKKNVAHGHAHIKSTFNNTIVSITDPTGAVIAWASSGHVGFKGSRKSTPFAAQMAAESAARKAAEHGMKKVDVFVKGPGSGRETAIRSLQAAGLEVGTIQDVTPQPHNGCRPPKRRRV; encoded by the coding sequence ATGCCACCGAAGTCTCGTACTGCGGCGGGGGCCAAGAAGGTCCGCCGCAAGGAAAAGAAGAATGTCGCGCACGGTCACGCGCACATCAAGAGCACCTTCAACAACACCATCGTCTCGATCACGGACCCGACCGGTGCCGTGATCGCGTGGGCGTCGAGTGGGCACGTGGGCTTCAAGGGCTCGCGTAAGTCCACCCCGTTCGCCGCGCAGATGGCCGCCGAGAGCGCTGCCCGCAAGGCCGCCGAGCACGGCATGAAGAAGGTCGACGTCTTCGTGAAGGGCCCGGGTTCGGGCCGCGAGACGGCGATCCGCTCGCTGCAGGCCGCCGGCCTCGAGGTCGGCACCATCCAGGACGTGACCCCGCAGCCTCACAACGGCTGCCGCCCGCCCAAGCGGCGCCGGGTCTGA
- a CDS encoding S8 family serine peptidase, which translates to MAVARRFGTTRRTATALLAGTIGLLSPLALTVPAGAQEAPADGYFAAPPPVDMDKLIPDERRPDKKYKPSKACVQRSTLGQNIVLKNRPWGQEYLQISKAQEIVEAATGSVGGGVRVAVIDTGVTRHPWFQNRLESGGEYVATPSKGQPDGLEDCDGHGTEVAGIIGAKPDNPEVGFIGVAPDVTIRSYRQLSENYEPDTSTATPPASSTTGGAPSSSTTPPTGSNTAPPPSGGGNGSEGDGTSPGQTNGGRQLEKAGTAGTLKTLAEIIRGIADRNEADVINMSVDNCRPANGSITTGEQQVQAAVHYAASKNIVIVAAAGNATDTCPQNDQPDARKPKTIVTPPWFADDVLSVGAIEGETGSVAPFSVHGPWVGVAAPGTKIISLDPAEGSDSLANLTFENGDKASEIQGTSFAAPYVAGLAALVKAKYKQLDAKGIINRIKETAQHPAAPGGRDNFVGYGVIDPVAALTQVLPSEVGNQAPMPAPQLAQLPPANDHNSAPVIVALAGTAGGVVALLITLFVMHTIRRNRPAGNTSPRR; encoded by the coding sequence ATGGCAGTGGCACGGCGTTTCGGCACCACCCGGCGGACGGCGACGGCGCTGCTGGCCGGCACGATCGGCCTCCTGTCCCCGCTGGCCCTGACCGTCCCGGCGGGGGCGCAGGAAGCGCCCGCCGACGGTTACTTCGCGGCCCCGCCGCCGGTCGACATGGACAAGCTGATCCCGGACGAGCGCCGCCCGGACAAGAAGTACAAGCCGTCCAAGGCGTGCGTGCAGCGCAGCACCCTCGGCCAGAACATCGTGCTGAAGAACCGGCCGTGGGGCCAGGAGTACCTGCAGATCTCGAAGGCGCAGGAGATCGTCGAAGCGGCCACCGGCAGCGTCGGCGGCGGGGTCCGGGTGGCCGTGATCGACACCGGCGTCACGCGGCACCCGTGGTTTCAGAACCGGCTCGAGTCCGGCGGCGAGTACGTCGCGACGCCGTCGAAGGGCCAACCCGACGGGCTCGAGGACTGCGACGGCCACGGCACCGAGGTCGCCGGGATCATCGGGGCGAAGCCGGACAACCCGGAGGTCGGGTTCATCGGCGTCGCGCCGGATGTGACGATCCGGTCCTACCGGCAGCTGAGCGAGAACTACGAGCCCGACACCTCGACCGCCACCCCGCCGGCGAGCAGCACGACGGGCGGCGCGCCGTCGTCGAGCACCACCCCGCCGACCGGGTCGAACACGGCGCCCCCACCCAGCGGTGGCGGTAACGGCAGCGAAGGTGACGGGACGTCGCCCGGGCAGACCAACGGCGGCCGCCAGCTGGAGAAGGCCGGCACGGCGGGCACGTTGAAAACGCTCGCCGAGATCATCCGCGGCATCGCCGACCGCAACGAGGCCGACGTCATCAACATGTCGGTCGACAACTGCCGGCCAGCCAACGGCTCGATCACCACCGGCGAACAGCAAGTCCAGGCGGCGGTCCACTACGCGGCGTCGAAGAACATCGTGATCGTCGCGGCCGCGGGGAACGCCACCGACACCTGCCCCCAGAACGACCAGCCGGACGCGCGCAAGCCCAAGACGATCGTGACGCCGCCCTGGTTCGCGGACGACGTGCTCTCCGTCGGTGCGATCGAGGGCGAGACCGGCAGTGTCGCCCCGTTCAGCGTGCACGGTCCGTGGGTCGGCGTCGCGGCGCCGGGCACGAAGATCATCTCCCTGGATCCCGCCGAAGGCTCCGACAGCCTCGCGAACCTGACGTTCGAAAACGGCGACAAGGCCAGCGAAATCCAGGGCACGAGCTTCGCGGCCCCGTACGTCGCGGGTCTGGCGGCGCTGGTCAAGGCGAAGTACAAGCAGCTCGACGCGAAGGGCATCATCAACCGCATCAAGGAGACGGCCCAGCACCCGGCCGCTCCGGGCGGCCGCGACAACTTCGTCGGCTATGGGGTCATCGACCCGGTGGCGGCGCTGACGCAGGTCCTGCCGTCGGAGGTGGGCAACCAGGCCCCGATGCCGGCTCCGCAGCTGGCCCAGCTCCCCCCGGCGAACGACCACAACTCGGCGCCGGTGATCGTGGCACTGGCCGGCACGGCGGGCGGCGTGGTGGCCCTGCTGATCACGTTGTTCGTGATGCACACGATCCGTCGTAACCGCCCGGCCGGGAACACCTCACCCCGCCGCTGA
- the rplQ gene encoding 50S ribosomal protein L17: MPTPTKGARLGGSSAHERLILANLATQLFEHGKITTTEAKARRVRPLAEKLITKAKRGDLHNRRQVQKVVRDKDVVHKLFAEIGPHFAERPGGYTRITKTMARKGDNAAMAVIELVSEKTVTSEAERARKTKFAKDEKAAAPVAEETTSTEESAPAAEEAKAEDTAAETEAPASDDADAKKD, from the coding sequence ATGCCCACCCCTACCAAGGGAGCCCGGCTCGGCGGGTCGTCCGCGCACGAGCGGCTGATCCTGGCCAACTTGGCCACGCAGCTGTTCGAGCACGGCAAGATCACGACCACCGAGGCGAAGGCCCGCCGGGTCCGCCCGCTGGCCGAGAAGCTGATCACGAAGGCGAAGCGGGGCGACCTGCACAACCGCCGTCAGGTGCAGAAGGTCGTCCGTGACAAGGACGTCGTGCACAAGCTGTTCGCCGAGATCGGTCCGCACTTCGCGGAGCGTCCGGGCGGCTACACCCGGATCACCAAGACGATGGCGCGCAAGGGCGACAACGCCGCCATGGCCGTCATCGAGCTGGTGTCCGAGAAGACCGTGACTTCGGAAGCCGAGCGCGCTCGGAAGACGAAGTTCGCCAAGGACGAGAAGGCCGCCGCTCCGGTTGCCGAGGAGACCACCTCCACCGAGGAGTCTGCTCCGGCCGCCGAGGAGGCCAAGGCCGAGGACACCGCCGCCGAGACCGAAGCCCCGGCTTCGGACGACGCGGACGCCAAGAAGGACTGA
- a CDS encoding DNA-directed RNA polymerase subunit alpha — translation MLISQRPALGEETVNETRSRFTIEPLEPGFGYTLGNSLRRTLLSSIPGAAVTSIRIDGVLHEFTTVPGVKEDVTDIILNLKELVVSSEEDEPVTMYLRKQGPGEVTAADIVPPAGVTVHNPDLHIASLNGKGKLEIELVVERGRGYVPALQNKQAGAEIGRIPVDSIYSPVLKVTYKVEATRVEQRTDFDKLILDVETKPSITPRDAVASAGKTLVELFGLARELNVDAEGIEIGPSPQEADTIAAYAMPIEDLDLTVRSYNCLKREGIHTVGELVSRSEADLLDIRNFGAKSIDEVKLKLVGLGLALKDSPPGFDPTAAAASYDGEGWSEGVGGIADGISDGHDDGQDYAETEQL, via the coding sequence ATGCTGATTTCCCAGCGGCCGGCTCTCGGCGAAGAGACGGTCAACGAGACCCGCTCCCGGTTCACCATCGAACCGCTGGAGCCCGGCTTCGGCTACACGCTCGGCAACTCGCTGCGTCGTACGCTGCTGTCGTCCATCCCGGGCGCGGCCGTGACGAGCATCCGCATCGACGGCGTGCTGCACGAGTTCACCACCGTTCCCGGGGTGAAGGAAGACGTCACCGACATCATCCTGAACCTCAAGGAGCTCGTGGTGTCCTCGGAAGAGGACGAGCCGGTCACCATGTACCTGCGCAAGCAGGGTCCCGGTGAGGTCACGGCGGCCGACATCGTGCCGCCGGCGGGTGTCACCGTGCACAACCCGGACCTGCACATCGCGTCGCTGAACGGCAAGGGCAAGCTCGAGATCGAGCTCGTCGTCGAGCGCGGCCGCGGTTACGTTCCGGCCCTGCAGAACAAGCAGGCGGGCGCGGAGATCGGCCGGATCCCGGTCGACTCGATCTACTCGCCGGTGCTCAAGGTGACCTACAAGGTCGAGGCCACCCGTGTCGAGCAGCGCACCGACTTCGACAAGCTGATCCTGGACGTCGAAACCAAGCCGTCGATCACGCCGCGCGACGCGGTCGCGTCGGCCGGCAAGACGCTGGTGGAGCTGTTCGGTCTCGCCCGCGAGCTGAACGTCGACGCCGAGGGCATCGAGATCGGCCCGTCGCCGCAGGAAGCGGACACCATCGCCGCCTACGCGATGCCGATCGAGGACCTGGACCTCACCGTCCGGTCGTACAACTGCCTCAAGCGCGAGGGTATCCACACGGTGGGCGAGCTCGTCTCGCGCAGCGAGGCGGACCTGCTCGACATCCGCAACTTCGGCGCCAAGTCGATCGACGAGGTCAAGCTCAAGCTCGTCGGCCTCGGCCTCGCGCTGAAGGACAGCCCGCCCGGGTTCGACCCGACCGCGGCGGCCGCCAGCTACGACGGCGAAGGCTGGTCGGAGGGTGTCGGTGGCATCGCCGACGGGATTTCGGACGGCCACGACGATGGCCAGGACTACGCAGAGACCGAGCAGCTCTAG
- the eccD gene encoding type VII secretion integral membrane protein EccD has translation MTVVAPSTRIDVALPADVAVADLLPMLLEMAKESSPDGGARHGGWALAKLGDAPLDPSRTLASLGVVDGELLQLRKRNENPPPPLYDDVVDAIAESTPDSFRPWTKETANRFGHVAGGLALVAAAIALFMSGSFYGGSALGAAIVGGIGAIACVAVGATLAKAYQAESTGVLIAAAGGLPLAFVSGFSIVPGLSLRANLLLGAVLVIIVASVCIMVIGAGITTFIAAATAGTFGGLAFLFGTLVAHPAAGIAAGTVAVALACISILPRATIWLAKLPLPHVPSNAEELKEDSGFPDYRAIERRTAVAHNYMTGLMVGCGATVAISAVIAATAPGAFGIILGVVATLVLLLRARAYANGSQAIALLTTGLVSATGIAAGWLVSASAQNRLLYVFGVLVLLAAGALVVGVIFPNQRFSPPLRRTVEIIEAICIASVLPLALGVMDLYTTLRHLNFK, from the coding sequence GTGACGGTCGTCGCGCCCTCCACCCGGATCGACGTGGCCCTGCCCGCCGACGTCGCGGTGGCCGACCTCCTGCCGATGCTCCTGGAGATGGCCAAGGAGTCGTCGCCGGACGGTGGCGCCCGCCACGGCGGCTGGGCGCTGGCGAAGCTCGGCGACGCCCCGCTCGACCCGAGCCGCACGCTGGCGTCGCTCGGCGTCGTCGACGGCGAGCTGCTGCAGCTGCGCAAGCGCAACGAAAACCCGCCGCCACCGCTGTACGACGACGTCGTCGACGCGATCGCGGAGTCGACCCCGGACAGCTTCCGCCCGTGGACCAAGGAGACGGCGAACCGCTTCGGGCACGTCGCGGGCGGGCTGGCGCTGGTCGCCGCCGCTATCGCGCTGTTCATGAGCGGTTCGTTCTACGGCGGCAGCGCGCTCGGCGCGGCCATCGTCGGCGGCATCGGCGCGATCGCGTGCGTCGCGGTCGGCGCGACGCTGGCCAAGGCGTACCAGGCGGAATCGACGGGAGTGCTGATCGCCGCGGCCGGTGGCCTGCCGCTGGCGTTCGTCAGCGGCTTCTCCATCGTGCCCGGGCTGTCCCTGCGGGCGAACCTGCTGCTCGGCGCGGTCCTGGTGATCATCGTCGCGTCGGTCTGCATCATGGTGATCGGTGCCGGCATCACGACGTTCATCGCGGCGGCGACCGCGGGCACCTTCGGCGGGCTGGCCTTCCTGTTCGGCACGCTCGTCGCGCACCCCGCGGCCGGGATCGCGGCCGGCACGGTCGCGGTCGCCCTCGCCTGCATCTCGATCCTGCCGCGCGCGACGATCTGGCTCGCGAAGCTGCCGCTGCCGCACGTGCCGAGCAACGCCGAAGAGCTGAAGGAAGACTCCGGCTTCCCCGACTACCGGGCGATCGAGCGCCGCACGGCGGTCGCCCACAACTACATGACCGGCCTGATGGTCGGCTGCGGGGCCACGGTCGCGATCTCCGCGGTCATCGCCGCCACCGCGCCGGGGGCGTTCGGGATCATCCTCGGCGTGGTCGCGACGCTCGTCCTGCTGCTGCGCGCCCGCGCGTACGCCAACGGCAGCCAGGCGATCGCCCTGCTCACCACGGGCCTGGTCTCGGCGACCGGGATCGCCGCCGGCTGGCTGGTCTCGGCGAGCGCGCAGAACCGCCTGCTCTACGTCTTCGGCGTGCTGGTCCTGCTCGCGGCGGGCGCGCTGGTCGTCGGTGTGATCTTCCCCAACCAGCGGTTCTCGCCGCCGCTGCGGCGCACCGTGGAGATCATCGAAGCGATCTGCATCGCCTCCGTGCTCCCGCTCGCCCTGGGTGTGATGGACCTCTACACCACCCTGCGGCACCTGAACTTCAAGTGA
- the eccB gene encoding type VII secretion protein EccB, whose translation MPSTPTTKSQVQAYQFVLRRMQSALVRRDAVMLHDPMRTHTRATIVGVVLGGLGMIVFVVWGLLSPAPSVPDAGNIVIGEQSGTVYVVTGNPKKLIPTFNLASARLLLLAQQKQKSGGTGAPAAPAAPAAASAQSVKNPTVVSDTQLQSIPRDKLTGIPDGPQLIPSDSQRISPNWAVCDQVQLDPSLPNPDTGKTNTYVFGGVAPSSLGSELGENDALLAKADNDKTYLIYRLPSSRNRPNANTVRAEIDVDNPNDAVRTALRLPPATRKITQGLLNAIPEVAKLSPPKIASGSAPGNFDGLTAGDVFATQPAGAAPNFYAITRSGIQPVSNAVADIIRVAKNGSSGSIQTLGLDRLAGAHTLQPTDPDYIQVDDFPRSVPTVLDATKNSSVACLGWSLTGSGPDQDAHTSVYVDTQLPGQKNAGDKFAPMAMTTPGPNRVPINGFYLKPGFAAVVQSATGKASFGKGQIQLISDRGIRYSVPDAQTADAIGMNNRQPAPESIIGLLPTGSSLNTQDVLRQFDSVPIDPNAGTYPTPGRQPGN comes from the coding sequence ATGCCATCAACACCCACGACTAAGTCTCAGGTCCAGGCGTATCAGTTCGTCCTACGGCGGATGCAGTCGGCGCTGGTCCGGCGGGACGCCGTGATGTTGCACGACCCGATGCGCACCCACACGCGGGCCACCATCGTCGGGGTCGTGCTGGGCGGGCTCGGCATGATCGTCTTCGTCGTCTGGGGCCTGCTCAGCCCGGCGCCGTCGGTACCCGACGCCGGGAACATCGTGATCGGCGAGCAGTCGGGCACGGTCTACGTCGTGACGGGGAACCCGAAGAAGCTGATCCCGACGTTCAACCTCGCGTCGGCGCGGCTTCTGCTGCTGGCCCAGCAGAAGCAGAAGAGCGGCGGCACCGGTGCGCCCGCGGCACCGGCCGCGCCCGCCGCGGCGAGCGCGCAGAGTGTGAAGAATCCCACGGTCGTTTCCGACACCCAGCTGCAGTCCATTCCGCGCGACAAACTGACTGGAATTCCGGACGGTCCGCAGCTGATCCCGTCGGATTCCCAGCGGATTTCCCCCAATTGGGCGGTCTGCGACCAGGTTCAGCTCGATCCTTCCCTGCCCAACCCGGACACCGGCAAGACCAACACCTACGTTTTCGGCGGTGTCGCGCCGAGCAGCCTCGGCAGCGAGCTGGGCGAGAACGACGCGTTGCTGGCGAAGGCCGACAACGACAAGACTTACCTGATCTACCGCCTGCCGAGCTCGCGCAACCGGCCGAACGCGAACACCGTGCGGGCCGAGATCGACGTCGACAACCCCAACGACGCCGTCCGGACCGCCCTGCGGCTGCCCCCGGCGACGCGGAAGATCACCCAGGGGCTGCTGAACGCGATCCCGGAGGTCGCGAAACTGTCCCCGCCGAAGATCGCGAGTGGCTCGGCCCCCGGCAACTTCGACGGCCTGACCGCGGGCGACGTCTTCGCCACGCAGCCGGCCGGCGCGGCGCCGAACTTCTACGCGATCACCCGGTCCGGCATCCAGCCGGTGTCCAACGCCGTCGCCGACATCATCCGCGTCGCGAAGAACGGCAGCTCCGGCAGCATCCAGACGCTCGGCCTCGACCGGCTCGCCGGCGCGCACACCCTGCAGCCCACCGACCCCGACTACATCCAGGTCGACGACTTCCCGCGCTCGGTCCCCACGGTCCTCGACGCCACGAAGAACTCGTCGGTCGCGTGCCTGGGCTGGTCGCTGACCGGCTCCGGGCCCGACCAGGACGCCCACACCTCGGTGTACGTCGACACGCAGCTGCCCGGGCAGAAGAACGCCGGGGACAAGTTCGCCCCGATGGCGATGACCACGCCCGGCCCGAACCGGGTGCCGATCAACGGCTTCTACCTCAAGCCCGGCTTCGCCGCGGTGGTCCAGTCCGCCACCGGCAAGGCCAGCTTCGGCAAGGGCCAGATCCAGCTGATCTCCGACCGGGGCATCCGCTACAGCGTCCCGGACGCGCAGACCGCGGACGCGATCGGCATGAACAACCGGCAGCCCGCGCCGGAGTCGATCATCGGGCTGCTGCCGACCGGATCGTCGCTGAACACGCAGGACGTCCTGCGGCAGTTCGACTCGGTGCCGATCGACCCGAACGCCGGCACGTACCCGACGCCGGGCCGTCAGCCGGGGAACTGA
- the truA gene encoding tRNA pseudouridine(38-40) synthase TruA, which produces MDVSYDGTDFSGWARQPGRRTVQGVLEEALWRQPPGAEVPKSVVVAGRTDAGVHATGQVVHVDVVPLSEPSGRVPVSPEGIPDLTRMAGRWNRLLPGDVRVLGARVAPDGFDARFSAIRRRYRYRVSDAPWGVDPLRRHDTLAWGRPLSTDAMNAAAAELLGLHDFAAYCKQRDTGTTIRELQRLEWERVAEHLLEVRVSADAFCHSMVRSLVGVLLLVGDGRRGGAWPAKVLESGIRDSAVAPAHGLTLLAVDYPPDAELAVRAEQTRNIRTSP; this is translated from the coding sequence CTGGACGTCTCCTACGACGGCACGGACTTCTCGGGCTGGGCCCGCCAGCCGGGCCGCCGGACCGTCCAGGGCGTCCTGGAGGAGGCGTTGTGGCGGCAGCCGCCGGGAGCCGAGGTGCCGAAGTCCGTCGTCGTGGCGGGCCGTACGGACGCCGGGGTGCACGCGACCGGCCAGGTGGTGCACGTCGATGTGGTGCCCCTTTCCGAGCCTTCGGGTCGTGTCCCGGTCTCTCCGGAAGGCATCCCGGACCTGACCCGCATGGCGGGCCGCTGGAACCGCCTGCTGCCGGGTGATGTCCGGGTGCTGGGCGCCCGGGTCGCTCCCGACGGGTTCGACGCGCGGTTCTCGGCGATCCGACGTCGCTACCGCTACCGGGTCTCGGACGCGCCTTGGGGCGTGGACCCGTTGCGCCGCCACGACACCCTGGCCTGGGGCCGTCCACTGTCGACGGACGCGATGAACGCCGCCGCCGCGGAGCTGCTGGGGTTGCACGACTTCGCGGCGTACTGCAAGCAGCGCGACACGGGCACGACGATCCGCGAGCTGCAGCGCCTGGAGTGGGAGCGGGTGGCCGAGCACCTGCTGGAGGTCCGGGTCTCGGCGGACGCGTTCTGCCACTCGATGGTCCGCAGCCTGGTGGGGGTGCTGCTCCTGGTGGGCGACGGCCGCCGCGGCGGCGCCTGGCCCGCGAAGGTGCTGGAGAGCGGCATCCGCGACAGCGCGGTGGCGCCCGCCCACGGCCTCACGCTCCTGGCTGTCGACTATCCCCCGGACGCCGAACTGGCCGTCCGCGCCGAGCAAACCCGCAACATCCGCACCTCGCCGTGA
- the eccE gene encoding type VII secretion protein EccE → MAPPARRRSSGVNLGPLPVANLVVLEVGLAVGLVLLAIDMSLKYVGIGILGFALIVALLRWRGRWFTQWVGLTLRYSFRSHDRVANPLPPSTVEELAAEETTVTGADDARVNLLRIAVPDLVVAHGVDHEVQQVGLAWNDGTWTAVLLVEPAPALITQADGAPSLPLSALAPCLEDRGVVLDSIQTIWHCYPGSAALPSDSPALSSYMEVLGPLPAAARRTTWVAIRLDPKRCPAAIRERGGGVVGAHRALIGALSRVRNALESQGVPTRPLDPDELLRASISAAELTSVAGSPNKVTLQERWSGVTAAGIGHASYAITGWPKGKITGSLNALTSVRALSATLAMSISPASDEGKIGLRGVVRLSARNPRELDAADQRLRGLAERLDVTLTPLRGLQVSAFAATLPIGGTA, encoded by the coding sequence ATGGCCCCGCCGGCACGGCGCCGCTCGTCCGGCGTGAACCTCGGCCCGCTCCCCGTCGCGAACCTCGTCGTGCTCGAAGTCGGCCTCGCGGTCGGCCTCGTCCTCCTCGCGATCGACATGTCGCTGAAGTACGTCGGGATCGGCATCCTCGGCTTCGCCCTCATCGTCGCGCTGCTGCGCTGGCGCGGCCGCTGGTTCACCCAGTGGGTCGGGCTGACGCTGCGCTACTCCTTCCGCTCCCACGACCGGGTCGCGAACCCCCTGCCGCCGAGCACCGTCGAGGAGCTGGCCGCCGAGGAGACCACGGTCACCGGCGCGGACGACGCCCGCGTGAACCTGCTCCGCATCGCCGTGCCGGACCTCGTGGTGGCGCACGGCGTCGACCACGAGGTCCAGCAGGTCGGCCTCGCGTGGAACGACGGCACCTGGACGGCGGTGCTGCTCGTCGAGCCGGCACCGGCGTTGATCACCCAGGCCGACGGCGCGCCGAGCCTGCCGCTGTCGGCGCTCGCGCCGTGCCTCGAAGACCGCGGCGTCGTCCTCGACTCGATCCAGACGATCTGGCACTGCTACCCGGGCAGCGCGGCGCTGCCGTCGGATTCGCCGGCGCTGAGCTCCTACATGGAGGTGCTCGGGCCGCTGCCCGCGGCGGCGCGGCGGACGACGTGGGTCGCCATCCGGCTGGACCCGAAGCGCTGCCCGGCGGCGATCCGCGAGCGCGGCGGCGGCGTCGTCGGCGCCCACCGCGCGCTGATCGGCGCGCTTTCGCGGGTGCGCAACGCGCTGGAGTCCCAGGGCGTGCCGACGCGGCCGCTGGACCCGGACGAGCTGCTGCGCGCGAGCATCTCCGCCGCGGAGCTGACGTCGGTCGCCGGCTCGCCGAACAAGGTGACGCTGCAGGAGCGCTGGTCCGGCGTGACCGCGGCCGGCATCGGGCACGCGAGCTACGCGATCACCGGCTGGCCGAAGGGCAAGATCACCGGCAGCCTGAACGCGCTGACGAGCGTCCGGGCGCTGTCGGCGACGCTCGCGATGTCGATCTCCCCGGCGTCCGACGAAGGCAAGATCGGGCTGCGCGGCGTGGTCCGGCTGAGCGCGCGGAACCCGCGTGAGCTCGACGCCGCGGACCAGCGGCTGCGGGGCCTGGCCGAGCGGCTGGACGTGACCCTGACGCCGTTGCGCGGGCTGCAGGTCTCCGCGTTCGCCGCGACGCTGCCGATCGGAGGTACGGCATGA
- a CDS encoding WXG100 family type VII secretion target, with amino-acid sequence MIAESSTESIPHPLATPVPVPAGEDITAAAEPYLAYLTDLSRQLGVIDPVETYFRPLVGRWADLGAEADRLRQAASVAAEVSARLDGELGRLDAGWEGRDADSFIAYIREVGAAGGDLREALDTLAGALDEMVTTLRHVVVDLVEVLVDAAELTSETMLLPSGGTKRARAQLQETQDSAKALYETARDVMEAFDRLCGGVDDPDAASRTIEIRHRYPQERFKLHDDALNEAGEQATDGASADEVMTPSAAGDPAEGRHTGAGTVENGQPADTPAPQPPAAPDHQATSGGVPMMPMMGFGAFGTGGGQGRRPSKTRPVTTPSELLGEPGLVAPPVIGEDETPPKQQKPPADNRKP; translated from the coding sequence ATGATCGCCGAAAGCTCGACCGAGTCCATCCCGCACCCGCTGGCCACCCCGGTACCCGTGCCGGCGGGCGAGGACATCACGGCGGCGGCCGAGCCGTACCTGGCCTACCTCACGGACCTCTCGCGGCAGCTGGGCGTGATCGACCCCGTCGAGACGTACTTCCGCCCGCTGGTCGGCCGCTGGGCCGATCTCGGCGCCGAAGCGGACCGTTTGCGTCAGGCCGCGTCGGTGGCGGCCGAGGTCTCGGCGCGCCTGGACGGCGAGCTCGGCCGGCTCGACGCGGGCTGGGAAGGCCGCGACGCGGACTCCTTCATCGCGTACATCCGCGAGGTCGGTGCCGCGGGCGGCGACCTCCGTGAAGCGCTCGACACCCTCGCCGGCGCGCTGGACGAGATGGTGACGACGCTCCGCCACGTGGTCGTCGACCTCGTCGAGGTGCTGGTGGACGCGGCCGAGCTGACGTCGGAGACGATGCTGCTCCCGAGCGGCGGCACCAAGCGGGCCCGGGCGCAGCTGCAGGAGACGCAGGACTCGGCGAAGGCGCTGTACGAAACCGCGCGCGACGTCATGGAGGCGTTCGACCGGCTGTGCGGCGGCGTCGACGACCCCGACGCGGCTTCCCGGACCATCGAGATCAGGCACCGGTACCCGCAGGAGCGGTTCAAGCTGCACGACGATGCCCTGAACGAAGCGGGCGAGCAGGCCACGGACGGGGCTTCGGCCGACGAAGTCATGACGCCCTCGGCGGCGGGCGACCCGGCGGAGGGCCGTCACACGGGCGCCGGCACCGTCGAGAACGGGCAGCCCGCCGACACCCCCGCCCCGCAGCCGCCAGCCGCCCCGGACCACCAGGCCACGTCTGGCGGCGTCCCGATGATGCCGATGATGGGCTTCGGCGCCTTCGGCACGGGCGGCGGCCAAGGACGGCGCCCGTCGAAGACGCGCCCGGTCACGACGCCGTCGGAGCTGCTGGGCGAGCCCGGCCTGGTCGCACCCCCGGTGATCGGCGAGGACGAAACCCCGCCGAAGCAGCAGAAACCCCCAGCTGACAACCGAAAGCCGTGA
- the rpsD gene encoding 30S ribosomal protein S4, whose product MARYTGPATRISRRLKVDLIGGDQAFERRPYPPGQHGRGRIKESEYLLQSQEKQKARYTYGVLERQFVRYYKEAVRRPGKTGENLLQILESRLDNVIYRAGIARTRRQARQLVSHGHFVVNGKKVNVPSYQVTKWDIIDVRPKSFAMLPFVVAKESFGDRPIPAWLQVVQSNLRVLVHQLPERAQIDVPVQEQLIVELYSK is encoded by the coding sequence ATGGCTCGTTACACCGGCCCCGCGACGCGTATTTCGCGTCGCCTCAAGGTTGACCTCATCGGCGGCGACCAGGCTTTCGAGCGTCGCCCCTACCCGCCGGGCCAGCACGGCCGCGGGCGCATCAAGGAGTCCGAGTACCTCCTGCAGTCGCAGGAGAAGCAGAAGGCTCGCTACACCTACGGCGTTCTCGAGCGTCAGTTCGTCCGGTACTACAAGGAAGCCGTCCGGCGTCCTGGCAAGACCGGTGAGAACCTGCTGCAGATCCTCGAGTCCCGCCTGGACAACGTGATCTACCGCGCCGGCATCGCCCGCACGCGCCGTCAGGCGCGTCAGCTGGTGAGCCACGGCCACTTCGTGGTCAACGGCAAGAAGGTCAACGTCCCGTCGTACCAGGTCACCAAGTGGGACATCATCGACGTGCGGCCGAAGTCGTTCGCGATGCTGCCCTTCGTCGTGGCCAAGGAGTCCTTCGGCGACCGCCCGATCCCGGCGTGGCTGCAGGTCGTCCAGTCCAACCTCCGCGTGCTGGTCCACCAGCTGCCGGAGCGTGCGCAGATCGACGTTCCGGTTCAGGAACAGCTGATCGTCGAGCTTTACTCGAAGTAG